The following are encoded in a window of Chaetodon auriga isolate fChaAug3 chromosome 24, fChaAug3.hap1, whole genome shotgun sequence genomic DNA:
- the lurap1l gene encoding leucine rich adaptor protein 1-like gives MDEDNNVFPELKDIETKLGRKVPESLIRSLVGGKHHDEREKSAAAHLTNCKCCSNSTDLKRLESKMLLLKQEMAHLRAIDVKLMQQLMSINEGIESIRWMIEDKGGVASQDGSLTGSLYSLSDSQDGTSLRGSFNSLNDGNSDGLDGLSVGSYLDTLAEDLSDNPSPTDLDCFVEKTVIDGDGFSKSPLKLRVESDEYYCFG, from the exons ATGGACGAGGACAACAACGTCTTCCCTGAGCTGAAGGATATAGAGACTAAACTGGGTCGAAAAGTCCCGGAGAGTCTTATTCGGTCTCTCGTGGGAGGAAAACATCACGACGAGCGCGAGAAGTCTGCGGCGGCGCATTTAACGAACTGCAAATGTTGTAGTAATTCTACGGACTTGAAACGACTGGAGAGCAAAATGCTCCTCCTGAAACAAGAGATG gCACATCTACGAGCCATTGATGTGAAGCTGATGCAGCAGCTTATGTCAATCAACGAGGGCATCGAATCCATCCGTTGGATGATAGAAGACAAAGGAGGCGTGGCCAGCCAAGATGGCAGCCTGACGGGCAGCTTGTACAGCCTGTCAGACAGCCAGGACGGTACCTCGCTGCGAGGCAGCTTCAACAGCTTGAACGATGGCAACAGTGATGGGCTGGATGGTCTGTCTGTGGGTAGTTACTTGGACACTCTAGCTGAGGATCTCTCGGACAACCCTTCACCGACCGATCTGGACTGTTTTGTGGAGAAAACGGTCATTGACGGTGATGGTTTCAGCAAATCGCCGCTGAAGCTCAGGGTGGAATCAGATGAATACTACTGCTTTGGATAA
- the LOC143316680 gene encoding 5,6-dihydroxyindole-2-carboxylic acid oxidase-like, producing the protein MMFQWCLLVLVGAVVVSAQFPRECVTPAILRSGQCCPSPSGLDNDPCGSSTGRGQCVSVAVDARPHGPQYPHDGRDDRERWPVRFFNRTCQCNGNFSGYNCGRCRHGWTGANCDQRVSVVRRNVMQLSADGKRAFVNALDQAKRTVHPDLVIAIRRYPDIFGPDGNTVQFENITIYNYFVWSHYYSVSKTFLGPGQASFGGVDFSHEGPGFVTWHRYHLLQLERDMQDMLQDPTFALPYWNFAIGGSSCDICTDDLMGARSSFDMNSLSPNSIFAQWRVVCESVEDYDTLGTICNSTETSPIRRNPAGNVNRPMVQRLPEPQDVADCLQVNTFDTPPYYSTSSESFRNTIEGYSAPQGNYDPIVRSLHNLAHLFLNGTGGQTHLSPNDPIFVLLHTYTDAIFDEWLRRHGPDSAVYPEENAPIGHNRAYNMVPFWPPVTNAEMFVTAPENLGYSYEAEWPGQPFTLTEIITMAIVAALVVVAVIFAATTCIVRARSYKMEGHQPLLGDQYQRYDDDKSQSVV; encoded by the exons ATGATGTTTCAGTGGTGCTTGTTGGTGCTTGTGGGCGCGGTGGTCGTGAGCGCTCAGTTCCCCAGAGAGTGTGTGACACCGGCGATACTCAGGAGCGGACAATGCTGCCCGTCACCCTCTGGACTCGACAACGACCCGTGTGGCTCCAGCACGGGCCGCGGACAGTGCGTGTCCGTCGCGGTGGACGCGCGTCCGCACGGCCCTCAGTACCCGCACGACGGGCGAGATGATCGGGAGCGGTGGCCCGTCCGTTTCTTCAACCGTACGTGTCAGTGCAATGGAAACTTCAGCGGTTATAACTGCGGCCGCTGCAGACACGGATGGACGGGGGCCAACTGTGACCAGAGAGTTTCTGTGG TAAGGAGGAACGTGATGCAGCTCAGCGCGGACGGGAAGCGTGCGTTCGTGAACGCGCTGGACCAGGCCAAGCGCACGGTGCACCCGGACCTGGTGATCGCCATTCGCCGCTATCCGGACATCTTCGGGCCCGACGGGAACACCGTGCAGTTCGAAAACATCACCATCTACAACTACTTCGTGTGGTCTCACTACTACTCGGTTAGCAAGACGTTCCTGGGTCCGGGCCAGGCCAGTTTTGGGGGAGTGGACTTCTCGCACGAGGGGCCCGGTTTCGTCACCTGGCACAGGTACCACCTGTTGCAGCTGGAGCGAGACATGCAG GACATGCTGCAAGACCCCACCTTCGCCCTGCCATACTGGAACTTCGCCATCGGTGGAAGTTCATGTGACATCTGCACAGATGACCTGATGGGAGCCAGGAGCAGCTTTGACATGAACTCCCTGAGCCCCAACTCTATCTTCGCTCAGTGGAGGGTCGTCTGTGAGAGCGTAGAGGACTATGACACACTGGGAACCATCTGCAACA GCACTGAGACCTCCCCCATCAGAAGGAACCCAGCAGGAAACGTCAACAGGCCGATGGTCCAGCGTCTCCCAGAGCCTCAGGATGTGGCGGACTGTCTGCAGGTTAACACTTTTGACACGCCGCCCTActactccacctcctctgaaaGCTTCAGAAACACAATTGAAG GCTACAGCGCCCCCCAGGGGAACTACGATCCCATTGTGAGGAGCTTGCACAACCTGGCCCATCTGTTCCTGAACGGCACAGGAGGACAGACTCACCTCTCACCCAATGACCCCATCTTCGTCCTGCTCCACACATACACCGATGCTATATTTGATGAATGGTTGAGGAGACACGGTCCAG ATTCGGCCGTGTATCCTGAAGAAAACGCCCCCATCGGTCACAACAGGGCCTACAACATGGTGCCTTTCTGGCCCCCAGTGACCAACGCTGAGATGTTTGTGACTGCCCCCGAAAATCTCGGTTACTCTTACGAAGCTGAATGGCCAG GTCAACCTTTCACCCTGACTGAAATCATCACCATGGCAATAGTCGCCGCACTTGTGGTTGTCGCAGTCATTTTCGCCGCCACCACGTGCATCGTGCGTGCCAGGTCATACAAGATGGAGGGCCACCAGCCCCTGCTCGGGGATCAGTACCAGCGCTACGACGATGACAAAAGCCAGTCTGTAGTCTAA